A genomic window from Silene latifolia isolate original U9 population chromosome 11, ASM4854445v1, whole genome shotgun sequence includes:
- the LOC141610957 gene encoding uncharacterized protein LOC141610957 isoform X2, translating into MVGLSRGETNFIRGGIAQDLRCDGRNRLSYRSINVESGVIPQANGSARIKIGGTDVIASVKAELGRPSSSRPDHGKVSIHVDCSATATPMHQGKGGEELSSELALALQRGLLGSKSGAGAGIDLSSLCIVEGKTCWDLYIDCLVVSSDGNLLDSLGAGIKAALSDTGVPRVQVIAADASSSSDQPEIDVSDEEFLQFDTSAVPVIITLTKVGKHYIVDASAEEESQMSSAISISVNRQGHICGLTKRGGAGLDPSVIHDMISVAKHVSEQFLNKLDSEIAAAQARQEES; encoded by the exons TCGGTCTATTAATGTTGAATCCGGTGTCATTCCGCAG GCAAACGGGTCGGCTAGAATCAAGATTGGAGGAACTGATGTTATTGCAAGTGTCAAG GCTGAACTCGGTAGACCTAGTTCTTCTCGACCTGATCATGGAAAGGTTTCAATACACGTTGATTGCAGTGCAACAGCTACACCAATGCATCAG GGCAAAGGAGGTGAAGAATTGTCGTCAGAACTGGCACTTGCTCTACAGCGAGGCCTATTGGGAAGTAAAAGTGGAGCTG GGGCTGGAATTGATCTTTCATCTCTGTGCATTGTCGAGGGGAAGACCTGTTGGGATCTATATATAGACTGCCTTGTGGTCAGTTCAGATGGGAATTTGCTGGATTCCTTAGGTGCCGGCATCAAG GCTGCTCTGAGCGATACAGGAGTACCACGAGTTCAGGTGATTGCCGCTGACGCTAGTTCTTCAAGTGATCAGCCAGAAATTGATGTCAGTGACGAAGAATTTCTACAGTTTGACACTTCCGCAGTGCCTGTCATAATTACATTGACAAAG GTGGGAAAACACTATATAGTAGATGCATCTGCAGAGGAAGAATCCCAAATGAGTTCTGCTATTTCCATCTCTGTAAACCGTCAAGGTCATATTTGTGGCCTAACCAAACGTGGTGGGGCCGGTCTGGATCCGAGCGTAATCCATGACATGATCTCTGTAGCTAAACATGTTAGTGAGCAGTTTCTGAACAAGTTAGATTCTGAGATAGCTGCTGCACAAGCTCGTCAAGAGGAATCGTGA
- the LOC141612900 gene encoding putative disease resistance protein RGA1 yields MDPATTLALIQTILAAIQTLAQLQSLFSISHCRSELDDLHNTVETVRAVLEDADARQDSLNAQEKHYIQELKDAVYDADDVLDEFLTLAKQNQLRRNKVTSFLSHQFKILTHRITSKVKMVNNKLNTIATKSTMYSFKVDYKPIKFTKEETSSCLSDVIIGREDDVEKIVGVLLGSHNVDHPNVSLLAIMGMGGLGKTALAQLVYNDPRITEAFPLKRWTCIADQDQQQLDLKGHLAKVVKGFSVSDKTSLEDIHNEDKQQLGGKKYLLVLDDVWTESYDQWQKFKGFLNVGGRGSWIIVTTRSKTTAQMIGTDGVHEVQGLTEPESWHLFERMAFQGVERDDELVKLGKKIVKKCTNVPLAIRVVGSLLRGQSLSKWLSFHDKGLDCLSESNDAMMTRILKLSYDQLNPPLRTCFAYCAIFPKDQRISKKMLIQLWMAQGYINSEDLGEEYFLILLHRCFFQDIDEDEFGGIKSFKIHDLLHDIAEKVAGEEICRFSFDTSSVGKRVRHLSLVRDSYAQSIFNNSQIRTCLFIAKYYEKRKVDQLLASKSLAKWTCLRSLDLSHSYAKSLPKSIGKLLHLRSLDLSYNRDLKVLPKSITKLVNLQTLNLYNCMSLKQLPDDVSKLVDLSTLNVAECDALSHMPAGISMLTSLRTLCQFVVGARTSSASKQCFNGLEDLKHLNKLKGELTIEIAVLKNAKFVKEEHGGGGYLRCKEHLETIVINFRRGEEYGSKESEQALLEEMEPHRDVKALELKGYHGETIPRWPGRGDNSALFDFPNLVTLRIVDCSELLYLPWQIGKLPRLKTLQISKLLNMEYVADSETLVSGEGSSFFPCLDFLEISELPKLKGWWCRSESGLQEVNLNDSESSQEAHLVWVSSPCFPLLTRLSIRACEKMMLVPLCPRLEHLEIHDSRRELLWTDMRSTPDHQPSSSSSYPKLKRLEINNYEWLKSMPSEYTQFLSEIKIESDKRMERLGEVNEFPTSLLSSVQTLRISFCPELVSVRGWLEHLSALEYLVIYQCPKVELDGMSWHNLAGSLQHLSLSGLIKMEELPEGLQYCTSLRDLDIWFCPKLKSMPKWMQYCTSLQSLSIKWCPKLKSMPKWMPKLTSLQELEISLCSESLIERCQEPNGEDWPLIQHISSFIIW; encoded by the coding sequence ATGGATCCTGCAACAACTTTAGCTCTAATTCAAACTATACTTGCTGCTATCCAAACTCTGGCTCAGTTGCAATCATTGTTCTCCATTTCTCACTGCAGATCCGAGCTTGATGACCTCCATAACACTGTCGAAACCGTCAGAGCTGTTCTTGAGGATGCTGATGCCAGGCAGGACTCTCTTAACGCCCAAGAGAAGCATTACATTCAAGAGCTCAAAGATGCTGTTTACGACGCCGACGATGTGTTAGATGAGTTTCTAACCCTTGCCAAGCAGAATCAACTCAGACGCAACAAGGTGACTTCCTTTTTATCTCATCAGTTTAAGATTCTTACTCACAGAATTACAAGTAAAGTCAAAATGGTTAACAACAAGTTGAACACCATTGCCACTAAGAGTACTATGTATAGTTTTAAGGTTGACTATAAACCTATAAAATTTACAAAGGAGGAGACTTCTTCTTGTTTGTCTGATGTAATCATCGGGAGGGAGGATGATGTGGAGAAAATTGTAGGTGTGTTGTTGGGTTCTCATAATGTTGATCACCCAAATGTTTCTTTGCTAGCCATTATGGGGATGGGAGGTTTAGGAAAAACCGCTCTTGCCCAACTTGTGTATAACGATCCTAGGATCACTGAGGCATTCCCACTGAAGAGGTGGACTTGCATTGCTGATCAGGATCAACAACAGTTGGACTTGAAAGGGCATTTAGCGAAGGTGGTGAAAGGATTCTCTGTTAGTGATAAAACGTCTTTGGAGGACATACATAATGAAGATAAGCAGCAACTTGGAGGGAAAAAATACTTGCTCGTGTTAGATGATGTGTGGACTGAAAGTTATGATCAATGGCAGAAGTTCAAAGGGTTTTTGAACGTAGGGGGAAGAGGGAGTTGGATAATTGTAACTACACGCTCGAAAACGACGGCCCAAATGATTGGAACTGATGGAGTGCATGAGGTGCAAGGTTTGACAGAACCAGAGTCATGGCATTTGTTCGAAAGGATGGCGTTTCAAGGAGTAGAAAGAGATGATGAATTGGTTAAACTTGGCAAAAAGATTGTTAAAAAGTGCACCAATGTCCCCCTGGCTATTAGAGTAGTAGGAAGTCTTCTGCGTGGTCAATCCTTGTCTAAGTGGTTATCATTTCACGACAAAGGCTTAGACTGTCTTAGTGAGAGTAATGATGCCATGATGACTCGCATATTGAAGTTAAGTTACGATCAACTTAACCCTCCCCTGAGGACTTGTTTTGCTTATTGTGCTATCTTTCCCAAGGATCAGCGTATTAGTAAGAAAATGTTGATTCAACTTTGGATGGCACAAGGCTACATTAACTCGGAGGATTTGGGCGAAGAATACTTTCTTATATTGCTTCATAGATGTTTTTTCCAAGATATAGACGAGGATGAATTTGGGGGGATTAAGTCGTTTAAGATTCATGATCTCTTGCATGATATTGCGGAAAAAGTAGCGGGCGAAGAGATTTGCAGGTTCAGTTTTGATACTTCTAGTGTGGGTAAAAGAGTTCGCCATCTCTCTCTTGTGCGTGACTCCTACGCACAATCTATCTTCAATAATTCTCAAATTCGTACGTGCCTTTTTATTGCAAAATATTACGAGAAGCGTAAAGTGGACCAACTACTAGCAAGTAAATCATTAGCGAAATGGACATGCTTAAGGTCTTTAGATTTGAGTCATTCATATGCCAAAAGTTTACCAAAATCAATAGGTAAACTGTTGCATCTGAGGAGTTTAGACCTCTCATACAATCGTGATCTGAAAGTTCTTCCCAAGTCAATAACAAAGCTAGTAAATCTCCAaactttgaatttatataattgtaTGAGTTTAAAACAACTGCCAGATGATGTGAGCAAGCTAGTTGATCTAAGCACCTTAAATGTAGCTGAATGTGATGCCCTGAGTCATATGCCGGCCGGCATAAGTATGTTGACCTCTCTGCGCACTCTATGCCAATTTGTGGTGGGTGCGCGAACAAGTTCAGCTTCAAAGCAATGCTTTAATGGGTTGGAAGACCTAAAGCACCTGAACAAATTGAAAGGGGAATTGACGATTGAAATAGCAGTACTTAAAAATGCAAAATTTGTGAAGGAAGAACATGGCGGGGGAGGCTACTTGAGGTGTAAGGAACACCTAGAGACGATTGTTATTAACTTTAGACGTGGAGAGGAGTATGGAAGCAAGGAGTCTGAGCAAGCATTGCTGGAAGAGATGGAGCCTCATCGTGATGTCAAGGCATTGGAGTTGAAGGGTTATCATGGTGAGACAATACCGAGATGGCCAGGGAGGGGGGATAACTCGGCGTTGTTTGATTTCCCTAATCTTGTCACTTTGCGGATAGTAGATTGCAGTGAGCTTCTGTATCTGCCTTGGCAAATTGGGAAACTTCCCCGCCTTAAAACGCTACAGATTTCTAAATTGTTGAATATGGAGTATGTGGCCGACTCAGAAACACTTGTCTCTGGTGAAGGATCATCCTTCTTTCCCTGCCTCGATTTCCTTGAGATTTCTGAGTTGCCTAAGTTAAAAGGGTGGTGGTGTAGATCTGAATCAGGATTGCAAGAGGTTAACCTTAATGACAGTGAGAGCAGCCAAGAAGCACATCTGGTATGGGTATCTTCTCCCTGTTTTCCCTTACTTACGAGACTCTCTATCCGAGCATGTGAAAAGATGATGCTTGTTCCGTTGTGTCCACGGCTCGAACATCTTGAAATACATGATTCCAGGAGGGAACTATTGTGGACAGATATGAGGAGCACACCTGACCATCAgccgtcctcatcatcgtcatatCCCAAATTGAAGAGACTGGAAATCAACAACTATGAGTGGCTGAAATCAATGCCAAGCGAGTACACTCAGTTTCTTTCAGAGATAAAAATAGAGTCTGATAAGAGAATGGAGAGGTTGGGAGAAGTAAATGAGTTTCCGACCTCTTTATTGTCTTCCGTGCAAACTCTACGCATCAGCTTTTGCCCGGAACTTGTGAGCGTAAGAGGATGGTTGGAGCATCTGTCTGCCTTGGAGTATTTGGTGATATACCAGTGTCCAAAAGTGGAGTTGGATGGGATGTCATGGCATAACCTTGCTGGTAGTCTTCAACACTTGTCTTTGAGTGGATTAATAAAGATGGAGGAATTGCCAGAGGGGTTACAGTACTGCACTTCCCTCCGTGATCTTGACATTTGGTTTTGTCCCAAACTGAAATCCATGCCAAAATGGATGCAGTATTGCACTTCACTCCAATCTCTTTCCATTAAGTGGTGTCCCAAACTGAAATCCATGCCAAAATGGATGCCCAAACTCACCTCTCTCCAGGAACTTGAAATTAGTCTGTGTTCCGAGAGTCTCATTGAAAGATGCCAAGAACCGAATGGGGAGGACTGGCCCCTCATCCAACACATCTCATCTTTTATCATATGGTAG